A single window of Colletotrichum higginsianum IMI 349063 chromosome 8, whole genome shotgun sequence DNA harbors:
- a CDS encoding N-acetyltransferase B complex non catalytic subunit: protein MSWNRPQLRSGTDLQLQSAFNDGQWANVIRLAEKRFRTFNDHYFEAVKICAESHLESPLDKASPLIAVQKLAEDPSAVRDADSLELLEWASEGFMEGQDFAATFGPLKLRYVKANPKDKNGGTRCLESCLLHWDLVSAQQVSLPLVEDGHTVLVLTHLQIAAVLDRSFPQERSFMFWNIAITHLLATSDQCPAGKKQLYGMLALKQMQRAAQFAEQRGTEKNGEVSDRAIKTEEEILLFYRILEAHGSDAEWDAALKGPSLNPVYQFKAGRKDLFLQTIEVLERKGKWNTVYDLCKECLSATDEKGQMSLLACDWAVWKKFLNAAGRTGEAQEASTELSGLINRFLAQENVRSIYKRNIRLAKVEMTFQFSRPTQSKSEAKSDKFDELCRYIDIECESPACFDDVRGFVERLSPHEIKDLAYHYVVRLAEEINDTAKSASVKALAFKLQYLGLSSSKTVIRVSNEDPKKPNDWKCVVCASVNKSPICTTCLQNLLESILTLYSTLVNSSEISPSLDCIPELAILAATCCIRLSGAHQRGADNPTTPTSSGQTDRLLQAALLIEDQLTRTPKHTRLTLVLARIYLVLGCASRAREVWDTADVKRTIIDSLGPYFFDRLSSIAPTLVLPPNRPERGLMQGLKAHYSTSLKLRMPRRLADAFEAESYTAILDIPSYIERLRSSCTLVMGYVEESRSARALGIRNDSIFDEPAIEEITDDSVLSEVIDYGSVPNLEASTSRPIYDVLRLGPDPSNVRSHLALAAERYFEILSFKPASSYKVVNVAQTAAAEQAFVLDSLQRLGNSLNRFLHARGKTLTQHEETYYGIISLLTTLIPLAVTASRSPSPPQLLSSIASGINCGLEVLRAHSLSTPADAERSRELLMLSSLHGLFTLRDAAAAVKLATSHIVAFNEREKERDRSGQSNVPKEVLTQVRALEAAAGAAMAEGKARVALLKKEGDGLSAKVSSWTFEADPEDKLAKQIHDVARPHVSVWSQRVADSWRTNIKGWELVRWE, encoded by the exons ATGTCCTGGAACCGGCCTCAGCTGAGGAGCGGCACCGATCTGCAGCTGCAGTCGGCCTTCAACGACGGACAATGGGCCAACGTCATCCGTCTTGCCGAAAAGCGTTTTCGGACCTTCAACGACCACTACTTTGAG GCTGTGAAAATATGTGCCGAGAGTCATCTGGAGTCGCCTTTGGACAAGGCATCACCTCTCATTGCGGTtcagaagctcgccgaggacccGTCTGCCGTGAGAGATGCCGACTCGCTCGAGTTGCTTGAGTGGGCGTCTGAGGGTTTCATGGAGGGCCAAGATTTTGCCGCGACCTTTGGACCCCTGAAGCTGCGCTATGTCAAGGCGAACCCTAAGGATAAGAATGGTGGGACAAGATGCCTTGAGTCCTGCCTGTTGCACTGGGACTTGGTTAGCGCACAACAAGTCAGTCTACCTCTCGTTGAAGATGGACACACCGTTCTAGTACTTACGCACCTGCAGATTGCCGCAGTTCTCGACAGGTCGTTCCCTCAAGAAAGAAGCTTCATGTTTTGGAACATTGCCATCACACATCTTCTCGCG ACCAGCGACCAGTGCCCCGCCGGCAAGAAGCAGCTTTACGGCATGCTAGCCTTGAAGCAGATGCAGCGCGCTGCCCAGTTTGCGGAACAA CGCGGCACAGAGAAGAACGGCGAAGTCTCCGATCGAGCGATCAAGACGGAAGAAGAAATTCTTCTCTTTTATCGCATTCTCGAGGCTCACGGCTCCGATGCAGAGTGGGATGCGGCCCTCAAGGGTCCATCGCTCAACCCCGTCTACCAGTTCAAGGCCGGCCGTAAGGATCTCTTTCTGCAGACCATTGAGGTACTTGAGCGAAAGGGGAAATGGAACACGGTATACGACCTTTGCAAAGAATGCCTTTCGGCCACGGATGAAAAGGGCCAGATGAGCCTCCTCGCATGCGACTGGGCTGTTTGGAAGAAGTTTCTTAATGCCGCTGGCCGCACAGGAGAGGCTCAAGA GGCATCGACCGAGCTTTCGGGGTTGATCAATCGGTTCTTGGCACAAGAGAACGTCCGCTCGATTTACAAGCGCAACATCCGACtggccaaggtcgagatgACCTTCCAATTCTCGCGACCCACGCAGTCAAAATCGGAGGCCAAGTCTGACAAGTTTGATGAGCTGTGTCGGTACATCGACATTGAGTGCGAGTCACCTGCTTGTTTCGACGACGTCAGGGGTTTTGTTGAGCGCCTCTCACCCCACGAGATCAAGGATCTTGCTTACCACTACGTCGTCCGGCTGGCAGAAGAGATCAATGATACTGCCAAGTCAGCATCTGTCAAGGCGTTAGCTTTCAAGCTGCAGTACCTTGGTCTGTCCTCGTCCAAAACCGTCATCCGTGTCTCCAACGAGGACCCGAAGAAGCCAAATGACTGGAAATGTGTTGTATGCGCAAGTGTCAACAAGTCACCCATCTGCACGACCTGCTTGCAGAACTTGCTGGAGTCTATATTGACTCTTTACTCCACCCTCGTCAACTCTTCCGAAATCAGCCCATCCCTCGATTGTATACCGGAGCTTGCTATTCTTGCAGCAACATGCTGCATTAGACTGAGCGGTGCACACCAACGCGGCGCCGATAACCCAACCACGCCGACATCGAGCGGCCAGACCGATCGCCTTCTCCAGGCTGCACTTCTTATCGAGGATCAACTCACCAGAACTCCGAAGCATACCAGACTGACATTAGTTTTGGCGCGCATCTATCTCGTGCTGGGTTGTGCATCCCGGGCTCGTGAGGTGTGGGACACGGCAGACGTAAAGCGCACCATTATAGATTCGCTTGGCCCCTATTTCTTCGATCGATTGTCCAGTATTGCTCCTACCCTGGTTCTTCCGCCGAACAGACCCGAGAGAGGCCTAATGCAGGGCCTCAAGGCACACTACAGCACGTCGCTCAAGCTGAGAATGCCCAGAAGGCTAGCCGATGCCTTTGAGGCCGAGAGCTACACTGCAATTCTCGACATTCCCAGTTACATCGAGCGTCTGAGATCGAGCTGCACACTAGTCATGGGCTACGTCGAGGAATCTCGATCTGCTCGAGCGCTTGGCATTCGTAACGACTCGATCTTCGACGAGCCAGCGATTG AGGAAATCACTGACGACTCTGTGTTGAGCGAAGTCATTGACTACGGATCCGTTCCTAATCTGGAAGCGTCGACGTCCCGGCCCATCTATGATGTCCTGCGGCTTGGTCCTGACCCGTCG AACGTCCGTTCACACTTGGCTCTTGCAGCAGAGAGATATTTCGAGATACTGTCTTTTAAGCCCGCATCGTCGTACAAAGTAGTCAACGTTGCtcagacggcggcggcggagcaAGCCTTTGTCCTCGATTCACTCCAGAGGCTCGGCAACTCCCTCAACAGATTCCTGCACGCTCGAGGAAAAACTCTCACCCAGCACGAAGAGACGTATTACGGCATCATCTCCCTACTTACCACTTTGATTCCTCTCGCTGTCACCGCCAGCAGAAGCCCGTCACCCCCTCAGCTTCTGTCAAGCATCGCCTCAGGCATCAATTGCGGCCTCGAAGTTCTTCGCGCACACTCTCTGTCGACGCCAGCCGATGCGGAAAGATCCAGGGAACTGCTTATGCTAAGCTCGCTGCACGGTCTTTTCACTCTACGCGAtgcggccgcggccgtgaAGCTGGCTACATCCCACATTGTGGCGTTCAACGagcgggagaaggagagagaccGTTCTGGACAGAGTAACGTGCCCAAAGAAGTCTTAACTCAGGTCAGAGCTTTggaggccgcggcgggcgccGCCATGGCGGAAGGCAAGGCACGGGTTGCTCTtctgaagaaggaaggcgACGGCTTGAGCGCCAAGGTGAGCTCCTGGACTTTTGAGGCGGATCCGGAAGACAAGTTGGCGAAACAGATCCACGATGTTGCCAGGCCGCATGTTAGCGTTTGGTCACAGAGAGTGGCCGACAGCTGGCGGACGAATATCAAGGGCTGGGAGCTGGTGCGATGGGAGTAG
- a CDS encoding Prenyltransferase and squalene oxidase: protein MTADATMPLEKARHIKYWQRCHKTFLPHQYTSNDSSRIALSFFIIAALDILSPPEPSKENPHLLTAADRVAARNFVLGLYNTGGGFCGSPTHALPTELYADWDIEEGTARTRNSSSANLASTYFALLSLAIIADGHEAATSAFAGVDRVVTLRWLKRLQRPDGSFGELVLDDGSIEGGNDMRLCFLAATIRWALRGDTKKGDDDWVEDIDVDALVRYIRQGQTYDGGLAQSSHQNESHVKRPSAGYAWCAVSALVLLDRPPTQGAIPHRSEILHQGIPDVSLLVKFLAYRQFEYLEREDDTDDTATDNFLLPYSLNDLSLNSNLRLVGFNGRCNKLADTCYCWWVGGTLQMLGHVDLIDTEPSRRFIMNKTQHLIGGFSKYPGAPPDIYHGFLGLAALAIMGDSALKPFDASVCATQETVDKVVAAREGLRDATRAGRR, encoded by the exons ATGACAGCCGATGCCACGATGCCGCTCGAAAAGGCGCGCCACATCAAATACTGGCAGCGCTGCCACAAGACCTTCCTTCCGCACCAGTACACTTCCAACGACAGCTCGCGCATCGCCCTAAGCTTCTTCATTATCGCCGCTCTCGACATCCTCTCCCCGCCCGAGCCTTCCAAAGAGAACCCTCATCTACTCACGGCCGCCGATCGAGTCGCCGCGCGGAACTTCGTTTTAGGTCTCTACAACACTGGCGGCGGCTTCTGTGGCTCGCCAACCCACGCCCTACCTACCGAGCTATACGCGGACTGGGACATTGAGGAGGGCACGGCCCGGACGAGAAACTCGAGTTCGGCGAACCTGGCGTCGACGTATTTTGCGCTCTTGAGCTTGGCCATCATCGCAGACGGGCATGAGGCGGCAACGAGTGCCTTTGCGGGCGTGGACAGGGTTGTGACGTTGCGGTGGCTCAAGCGTTTACAGCGTCCGGATGGGAGCTTCGGAGAGCTCGTCCTGGACGACGGGAGCATAGAAGGCGGCAATGACATGCGGCTGTGCTTCCTGGCTGCCACCATACGGTGGGCACTGCGGGGCGATACCAAAAAGGGAGACGACGACTGGGTCGAGGACATTGACGTTGATGCGCTGGTCAGGTACATCCGCCAGGGCCAAACCTACGACGGCGGGCTTGCGCAGAGCTCCCACCAGAACGAATCCCACG TAAAGCGGCCATCAGCTGGCTACGCGTGGTGCGCGGTAAgcgccctcgtccttctcgatCGGCCCCCCACCCAAGGTGCTATTCCTCACCGCAGCGAGATCCTCCACCAGGGTATTCCAGACGTGTCGTTGCTGGTCAAGTTTCTCGCCTACCGCCAGTTTGAATATCTCGAACGAGAGGACGACACGGATGACACCGCCACCGACAACTTTTTATTGCCCTACTCGCTGAACGATCTCTCGCTGAACTCCAACCTGCGTCTTGTGGGTTTCAACGGGAGATGTAACAAGTTGGCGGATACCTGCTATTGTTGGTGGGTTGGAGGGACATTGCAG ATGCTGGGTCACGTCGACCTCATCGACACCGAGCCGTCACGCCGTTTTATCATGAACAAGACACAACACCTCATCGGCGGCTTCTCCAAGTACCCTGGCGCCCCGCCCGACATTTATCACGGCTTTCTAGGCCTAGCCGCGCTTGCCATCATGGGTGACTCAGCCCTCAAGCCGTTTGATGCATCCGTGTGTGCGACACAGGAAACTGTCGACAAGGTTGTGGCCGCGAGGGAGGGGCTCAGGGACGCAACCAGAGCGGGGCGGCGGTAA
- a CDS encoding Cytochrome c oxidase-assembly factor cox-23 yields the protein MSTGNPQQPTTGVSEKVDESYAESKAKFENKAKSEYFDPCQELAQKSIKCLHRNGGDKTMCGDYFQAYRDCKKAWVRIHTPFHITDLEVLTLPKLDRRKEERKKNGAWW from the exons ATGTCTACCGGCAACCCGCAACAGCCTACCACGGGCGTGTCGGAAAAGGTTGACGAATCCTACGCCGAGAGTAAGGCCAAGTTCGAAAA CAAAGCGAAGAGCGAGTACTTTGATCCTTGCCAGGAACTTGCCCAGAAGAGCATCAAGTGCCTGCACAGAAACGGTGGCGATAAAACTATGTGTGGCGACTATTTCCA GGCCTACAGAGATTGCAAAAAGGCCTGGGTTCGTATTCACACGCCCTTCCATATAACCGACCTTGAGGTACTGACATTGCCAAAGCTCGACAGGcgaaaagaagagaggaagaagaacggCGCCTGGTGGTAA
- a CDS encoding Serine threonine protein kinase, which translates to MQANRGNAEALGRKAKLARSYQELLDEFSNKDLSSVGNYTLGRLIGKGSFGKVYLATHKLTNGSKVVLKSANKGDSNLAREIHHHRQFVHPHIARLYEVIVTENLVWLVLEYCSGNTILCHLGSTNTTDVPIGDELYNYLLEHGPLPVHKVQKIFAQLVGAVAYVHQQSCVHRDLKLENILFDKHENVKLVDFGFTREYEGKSNYLQTFCGTICYSAPEMLKGEKYAGEKVDVWSLGVILYALLCGELPFDDDDDSVTRTKILSEEPRFPEHLPPAAIPLLKSLLSKRPLLRPSLPDILTNPFLAEHAPAQQAILKVQRPAPFSTHLEKETLQRMRSAGVDIDSVIESVLAQRCDALAGWWTLLIEKEQRKVRRRERRRREREAENRSLRRLSAASSRLERIAPVLQEVDEDGGLTNRFIRLEDAPVTPRTRGRSERRSAHYSDFGDLPGLPEHSKENGSPNTEEPPPPIDKDSIRSASTSRNRRPVPPPKEGVIRSARSRGSTLHLVTTSEALATNGTPERPPEQQQKVRKKPSQAIIAHWKNWTHWFLENTRRGRHANKRGSHSTPNLVDKNGSVAGNSSKHSKDTSPRPQTSKYSTTDEAVSQVKAGLPRGVMANGHLNKALPGQRGSGGFNSPVTGAGSTPSHMPSRITTSYKRQSLSPSPMTPRTTMRRSSAGLRGRKSTSSSVSSIRSMPHHHHSHSKASSTSSNGSVSTSMSKNTLQRGQSPHHSVKVLPATPTTTAFPSNIRLVRGPGPPAPLALFNEGMPPPPISGMQAPGSPNFFSQGGGIQFAKRKRNIFKGPMLAFGGGGGASAGAGGGSATRSTGSSHSRSVSASGIGRRSGEVTIQEEEEGEEAEEEIEEVDAFSPVVGGPGERIEEQIIEDGETEAAGGQAKVDTDAVPVTPKTKVPPVEA; encoded by the exons ATGCAGGCGAACAGAGGGAATGCCGAGGCCCTGGGTCGAAAGGCCAAG CTTGCTCGCTCGTACCAGGAGCTTCTTGA TGAATTCTCCAACAAAGATCTCAGCTCCGTCGGCAACTACACGCTCGGTCGCCTCATCGGAAAAGGTTCATTTGGGAAAGTCTACCTAGCCACTCACAAGCTCACCAATGGCTCCAAA GTCGTACTCAAGTCCGCGAACAAGGGCGATTCGAACCTCGCCCGAGAgatccaccaccaccggcagTTCGTTCATCCCCATATCGCCCGTTTGTACGAGGTCATAGTCACGGAAAATCTGGTGTGGCTGGTATTGGAATACTGCTCTGGTAACACCATCCTTTGCCACCTTGGCAGCACGAACACGACTGACGTTCCGATAGGTGATGAGCTCTACAATTACCTACTCGAACATGGCCCCTTGCCCGTACACAAAGTACAAAAGATTTTTGCGCAGCTCGTTGGCGCCGTCGCATACGTACACCAGCAATCTTGCGTTCACCGCGACTTGAAACTCGAAAATATTCTCTTCGATAAGCACGAAAACGTTAAACTGGTGGACTTTGGCTTCACGAGGGAATATGAGGGCAAGTCCAATTACTTGCAGACATTTTGCGGCACCATATGCTACTCGGCGCCAGAGATGCTCAAGGGCGAGAAATATGCCGGGGAAAAGGTCGACGTTTGGAGCCTGGGTGTCATTCTCTACGCTCTGCTCTGCGGGGAGTTGCCattcgacgacgatgatgacagCGTCACACGAACGAAGATTCTCAGCGAAGAACCCAGATTTCCCGAACATCTGCCGCCTGCCGCCATTCCCTTGCTCAAATCGCTCCTCTCAAAGCGGCCTCTCCTTCGACCTTCGCTCCCCGACATACTCACAAATCCGTTTCTCGCCGAGCATGCGCCGGCACAGCAGGCCATCTTGAAAGTGCAAAGGCCCGCACCATTCTCGACTCATTTAGAAAAGGAGACTCTTCAGCGTATGCGGAGCGCAGGCGTTGACATCGACTCGGTCATAGAAAGTGTTCTGGCCCAGCGATGCGATGccttggctggctggtggACCCTCCTCATCGAAAAGGAGCAGCGCAAAGTTCgcaggagggagaggagacgTCGCGAACGAGAGGCTGAGAACAGGAGTCTGCGTCGTCTATCTGCAGCGTCAAGCAGACTGGAGCGGATAGCACCGGTGCTGcaggaggtcgacgaggatggcggaCTGACAAATCGTTTCATCAGGCTCGAAGACGCGCCGGTAACCCCGAGGACAAGGGGCCGGTCCGAGAGGAGGAGCGCCCACTACTCGGATTTCGGGGATTTGCCAGGGCTTCCGGAACATAGCAAGGAGAATGGAAGCCCAAACACGGAGGagccaccgcctcccatTGACAAGGACTCGATCCGGTCTGCCAGTACGTCTAGAAACCGTCGTCCGGTTCCGCCTCCCAAGGAGGGCGTGATCCGCAGCGCGAGATCGCGGGGTTCGACCTTGCACCTAGTGACCACCTCGGAAGCTTTGGCGACTAACGGAACGCCAGAGCGACCCCCCGAACAGCAACAAAAAGTGCGGAAGAAGCCCTCCCAGGCTATCATTGCCCACTGGAAGAATTGGACGCACTGGTTCCTCGAAAACACTCGTAGGGGGAGACATGCCAATAAGAGAGGCAGCCACTCGACACCCAACCTGGTCGATAAAAACGGCAGTGTCGCCGGCAACAGTAGCAAGCACTCGAAAGACACTAGTCCTCGGCCGCAGACGAGCAAGTATTCAACTACGGACGAGGCCGTGTCGCAAGTCAAGGCTGGCCTGCCTCGCGGAGTCATGGCAAATGGCCATCTGAACAAGGCACTGCCAGGACAGAGAGGGTCTGGCGGGTTCAATAGCCCGGTGACAGGAGCAGgttcgacgccgtcgcaTATGCCTTCTCGGATAACGACGTCGTATAAACGGCAGTCCTTGTCGCCGTCTCCCATGACCCCTCGAACAACCATGAGGCGCTCCTCGGCAGGACTGAGGGGCCGGAAATCCACTTCTTCGTCGGTCTCGTCTATTCGTTCAATgccccatcaccatcactcCCACTCCAAGGCTTCGTCAACAAGCTCCAACGGCTCCGTGTCGACATCAATGTCCAAAAACACTCTGCAGCGCGGACAGTCACCTCACCATTCTGTCAAGGTTCTTCCCGCCACCCCGACCACCACAGCGTTCCCATCCAACATCCGCCTTGTCCGGGGACCGGGGCCTCCGGCTCCTCTTGCCCTATTCAACGAGGGCATGCCCCCGCCACCGATTTCGGGAATGCAGGCTCCGGGCTCGCCGAATTTTTTTTcgcaaggaggagggattCAGTTTGCGAAAAGGAAACGGAACATCTTCAAGGGGCCGATGCTGGCtttcggcggtggcgggggcGCCAGTGCAGGCGCAGGCGGAGGCAGCGCTACCCGAAGCACAGGGTCCAGCCACTCGCGGAGTGTAAGTGCTTCCGGCATCGGGCGTCGGTCCGGCGAAGTGACGatacaagaagaagaggaaggtgAAGAGGCTGAAGAAGAGATCGAGGAAGTCGATGCCTTTAGTCCCGTTGTCGGAGGACCGGGTGAGCGCATTGAAGAACAGATCATTGAAGATGGCGAGACAGAGGCCGCGGGAGGTCAAGCCAAAGTAGACACGGATGCTGTCCCGGTGACGCCAAAGACCAAGGTCCCGCCAGTTGAAGCATGA